Below is a genomic region from Anaerolineae bacterium.
CGCCTGTCGCTGCGATTTGTATCGGCAATACTTCAAGGATAAATTATGATCGCCACACCTATGGAAGCGTCGGATTTTTATGTGGCCGGGGGCACCTTGCGGCCCGGTTCTCCCTCTTACGTGGAACGTCCGGCCGACGCGGAATTATATCACCGGACTTTGGCCGGTGAATTCTGCTACGTTCTCACCGCCCGGCAAATGGGCAAGTCCAGTTTGATGATCCGCACCGCCCAGCGGCTTAAAACGCAAGGAGTTCGCTCGGCCATTGTGGATTTGAATCGCCTGGGCACCGACATCAGCATTGAACACTGGTATCTGGGCCTGCTCAGCCAACTCAAACGCAACCTGAAACTGCCGGTAGATTTAGAGGATTGGTGGCAGCGGCAGGCGGTGGGTTACGTTCAACGTTTCACCGACTTTCTCCACGACATCGTTTTGCAAAACATAGAAGGCCAGGTGGTCATCTTTATTGACGAAATAGACAGCACCCTCAAACTGCCCTTTTCCGACGACTTTTTTGCCGCCATCCGGGGCCTCTACAACGCCCGCGCCACCGACCCCAACTACGAGCGACTGGTGTTTGTGCTGTTGGGTGTGGCCACCCCCGCCGAACTCATCAAGGACCCGCGCCGCACCCCCTTTAACATTGGCCAGGCTGTTGACCTGACCGACTTCAGCCGCGAAGACGCCCAACTCTTACAACAAGGTTTAATCATTGACCATCCCCAAGAAGGCCAGGCCATTTTTGACCGTATCTACTATTGGACCAACGGCCATCCCTATCTTACGCAAAAATTATGTTTAGAGGTGGTTGAAGCCAAAGATGGCCCCTGGCCGGATGAGCGGGTGGACAAGCTGGTTGAAAAACTATTTCTTACCAAAGAGGCCCGCAAAGAAACCAACCTGAAATTCATTCAAGACAGCATTGCCAACAGCCCCCAGCGCGACCGGCACAAACTGCTTACCCTTTATCGCCAGGTTTACACCGGCAAAAAAATTCTTGAAGACGAACGCTCCCTGGAACAAAACCGGCTAAGATTATTTGGCCTGGTGCGGGTCAAAGACGGAATTTTGCAAACCAGGAACGAAATCTACCGCCAGGTGTTTGACCTGGCCTGGATCAAACAACACACGCCCGTAGATTGGTCGCGCTGGTTGATCGTTCTGTTAACCTTTATCATTATCGCCCTGGTTAGCGGTTTTTGGGGCTACAATTACTGGCAAAACCGGCAAGAAACCCAGGCCCTGGTTGACCAATTCCGGGCCACCACCGACCCCGATATCCGCATTACCAGTTTGGCCAACCTCTTTGATCGGGGCGCCGAACAACAGGCCCGCCGCTTATTTTTTGAAGACCTCTCGGCAGAAGAACGCCCGGTTCTTTTTAACTGGGCCGACCCGCAGCAGGTGGGGCCGCAAATGATCACCGCCATCAAAGGCTTATACACTCGCCTGGAAAACAGCGAGCCAAACAACGACCTGCTTAGCACCATGGCCAAACCCCTGGCCGAAATAAAAAATGACGCCCGGGCCGAAACCCTGGCCCAAGAAATAGCGCAGTGGCTTAAAGGCCGCGAGTTCTACAACCAGGGAGAATACTCCCTGGCCATTGACACCTATAATAAAGCCATTAGCCTGAACGACCGCAACGCCGGCGTTTATTTTGACCGGGCTTTGGCTTACGTGGCCTTGAATCAAGCGGGGCCGGCCCTGGCCAATTTTGAACAGGTGCTGCTGTTAGAGGATGACGACACCCGCGCTAACCGCATCACCGCCCTCATTATGAGCGACCCCTTACTCTACAAAGCCGTCGGCGCGGCCAACGGGCAATCATATCCGGCGATTGTGGCCATTGTGCCCACCCCTACGCCTACCGCCACCCCTACGTTTACGCCCACGCCCACCCCTACCTCCACCGCCACGCCCACGCCCACGGATACCCCTACTCCCCCTGCCTCCTCAACGCCAGTTGAACCGACACCTGTTCTATCCGCCACCGATACCCCCACCAGCCCCCCTACCCCTACGCCATCGCCAACCCTTACCCCCACCCCCCAACCGGCCACTATTGTTTACGTCCAGAGCCGGGGGGCCAACCACGATCTGGGCCTGGTCAGTTCTGCCGGCCAACTCCTCGACGCCGAACTGCATCGCCTGGCCGCCGCCCCGGCCTGGTCGCCGGATGGCGCAATGGTGGCATTTTACGGGGAGCAAGGCATTAGCGAATTGGGCGGCGTTTATGCCCAGGGCAACGGCATCTGGCTGATTGACATCCAAACCCGCACCCCCCGCCTGCTTTTTCAGATTGACCACGTTAAAAATGTAACCTGGTCGTTGGACGGCACCAAGTTGGCCTTTGAATTTGGCCCGCCCTACAACACCACCCACGCGGTGGTGATAGTGGACGTCAGAAACGGCCAGGAACTCAATCGCTTCCCCGGCGAACAACCGGCCTGGCTGCCCAACAGCGCCGAGTTGGTGATTAAATCCTGCCAACCCGAATGTGGCTTGTGGCAGGTTGGCGGGGCCACGAACAAACTATTAACGCGCGATCCCACCGACAGCTACCCGGCCATCTCGCCCGACGGCAAATATATGGTTTTTTCTTCCCGCTTTCGGGATGTGGACTGGGAAATATACCGGTTCAACCTGCAAGACCAGGCTGAAGAAATACTACGGCTGACCCAGCGCGCCGGGACCGATACCACCCCCGTTATTAGCCCGGATGGGCTGGAGATTTATCTGCGGACGGATGCTTTTGGGGACTGGCAGGTTACGGCCATGACCATTGACGGCAAAAATGAACGGCTCATCAAGGGCAATATTGGGGCCAGCGAAGATTGGGGGTTGGCTCGACCGGCGGTGCATTAAGTCTTTTTTTCATCGCCAGATCTTTTGCCCCTGGCCCGGCCCACGTTCCGCAACTCCTGGCGAACGCGCTGCCACTGCTGTTTGGCCGAGGCGGCCTGTTCCTCGTCAAAACCTTCCTGGCTATAGCGGGCGCGGACAAACACGTCGGTCATGGCGGCTACTTCCGGCTCCACATCTGGGACAGCCTGCTCCAGGTTTGGCTCGTATTCAAAGGGGGTTTCAAAAATTCTGCGGGCCAGTCGCCGCCGTTCGGCCCGTTTGAGAATGTTCAGGTAATAGTACAAAATCCGCTCGCGGGCCGATAACCTGCCCATGCCAAACCAGCCCCGGGCGCCGGTTAACACATTTGGCCGGTTGCTGTGGCCGGGCAATTTAATTATTTCGGCAATAACGTCAACACCGGCTGTAACCAGGCGACGCAACTGCTGCCAAAACTGCTTCAGCAGATTGAGAACAAAATTAACCGGCTTAAACCCTTTGAGCGCGGTCAACAATTCCGGGCGGTCGTTCAAGTAAACCTTAACCAGATACCAGATAATGGCCAGGGCCACCAGCCAAAAAATCAGCGAACGCAGCGCCTCTAACCAGGGCACAGGCGCTGCCGCCAGGGCAGGCTCCGGCAGCGGCGGCAGTTCCTCCGGCGGAGCCTCTGCTTCTTCCGGGGGTGCGCCAAACAAGCTGAACAGCCAGGCCAGCGGCAGGGAAAAAAGCATCAATAAAAGCTGCATCAGAAAGGTGAGGACTTTTACCACAAACAGAATCACAATTGCTGCGCTGGTTAAAAAACCCATTGTATAATTGGTGGGCAGCAAAAAAACCGCCGCCGTCACCAGGCCCAAAAATATCAGGCCGTATTTGGCCCATTGTTTGGCCAGGTCGGAGCCAATCTCCACTTTTTGGAAACGCCAACTCATCATCAGCCGGGCTAAATTGGCCTGGCTCAAGAGAATCAAGCCCAGCATAAAATAAACCAACACGTTAATAATGATGCCGCTGATGTTGGAACGTTGCCAATCGGTCAATTCAGACAAGCCGTACCTGATAATCAATTGACTCATCCCCGACACTATCACCAATATAATCCCCCCAAAAAAGAAGCGCCCCGTCAATTTTTCCAGGGGGGCAATGCGCTCGGAACGGAACGTGAAAGGATCGTACAATGCCTCAAAATCGGCGATGGTTAAGGTGGCCGCCACCCACGAGGCCACGGCCAAGAATACCATTACGTAAAATTCAGAACTTATCACGTTTATGGGATTCCACCACATGGCCTTTAAATCGGCCACAATAAAGGCCATGGGCTTGTTGGCGTAACTGATTATTTTGAGAAACACAAGCAGCACCACCCACTCCGCCAGCCGGTAGCGCCATATAGAAATGTCGCGCATATGATAAATTCTGAAAAGGCGAAAGGAATAAATGGCTTCCACCGTTACCAGCAGCATGCCAAACAAAAAGTAAGCGCCGCGCCAGTTTGGATTGATCAAACGCACAAAGTTGACCAGGGAAATATTGAAGCACATGATCATAATGGTCAGCAACAGGGGCCTGAAGAAATTATCGGCCCAGGGATTACGTTTGACTTGGGGTAATTTTTCTTCTTCTATGGGACCAACGACCATACTTCAACATCCTTTTCCTGGCGCACCTTAAAAGTGGGCACGTCCAGATCGGCCAGGTCTTCTTCGCGCGTCTGGCGAGTGCGGGTGGGGGTAGCCAACACCAACGTCACCCGAAAGCCGGACTGCTTGAGAAACAACAGCATTTTGGAGAGGGCTTCTGACGGATGGCTGGTGATAATAATAATAGTGGCGCCCCAGGCTAAATGCATCGCTTCCTGGCGGATATTCTCCAAAAAATGGGTGTCCTGTTCGGCAATCTGAATGCGGGCCAGCACTTCCAGAATTTGCATCAGTTGGTCGCGTCCCTTGCGGGGGGGCAACCTGAATTGCTGTATTTTCCCGGCCAGCGGATCCATGCCGGCAACACTCAAGCCAACGGGCAATTCTTCACGGATAGCAATGTGGTTGGCCAACGAAGCAGCCACAATAATGGCCAGTTCAATGGCCGGGTCAGGATAGCCGCAGTGGGCATAATCAGGACGGCTCAGGTTGAGAAAAATGGCATTCTCGCGGGCAATGGCCGGTTGAAACTGTTTTACCAACATCTGGCCGGTGGCCGCGGTGGCCGTCCAATGAATGTGGCGCGGGTTGTCGCCCGGCGTATAAGCCCGCACCCCTATGGGGCGGGCCGGGTCTTGAAAAAGCGGCACGGGGGTGGGCAAAACAACCTGGGGGCTGTGGGTAGGCAAAACCAGCCGGGTAATGGGCACAATTTTGGGGTAAACAATCAGGTAATTTGAGGCCAGGTGACTGGTTAATGGTCGCCTAAAACCCAACAAGTCGCCGGTGTGCAAAGCAAGTGGGCCAATCATGTAGTAACCGCGCTTCCGCGCGTTGAGCGTATACTCCAGGGTATGGGTGGTTTTACCCGGCAGAGTAATTGCTTGTCTCAAAAAAGAAGGGCTGGCCAGGGCCAGGGGAAAGACCTCGTGGAGCAGCAACCAGGGGATGGGCAAGCGGGTTCGATTGTTAAACTTTAGCGTAACCGTGATTTTATCGCCCAAAAAGGCTCGCTGTTGCAAGGCGCGGCTGACTTCAAGCCGGCCCAGCACCCGCCGCGACCAGAAGTAGGACAGCAGGTAAATGCCCACAAAAAGATAAAGAATGGTAAAGAAAAAATCAATACGCAGCAGAGCGGCCACTACAAAAAGAAACAGGATGAAAGTGATAAAGTTACCCATTGGCCCCCTGCATTTTTAAAGAATTTCTGATGAGTTCCCCCGAGTTCCGTCATTGCAGGGGAACTCGGAGGATGCGGTTTGTCCTTCGGTTTACACTTCGCGGGCATCAACCACCTGGTCACCCAGGTTTTCCAATTTATCTATCAATTGACTCCGGCTGACGTTTTGCACTTTAACCACCATCCCATCCTCATTGGGTTTGTTGGGGGTAGGGAAGGAGCCAAAACTGACAATGTAACCGCCCAATTCAAAAATCGCCTGGGCCAGGCTGGCCAAAACTCCTTTTCGCTGCGGCACCGAGAGAGTCAGGCGCAGGCCGGGCTGCCCGCCGCCAAACATTTCCACAAAGGCCTTAAAAATATCCCGGTCGGTAATAATGCCCACCGGCTTGTAGTCGCCATCCACCACCGGCAGGCCGCCCACCTTTTTTTCGACCATCAGGCTGGCGGCGTCTTCAATGGGCGTGTCCGGGCTGGTGGTCACCACCTCTTTGGTCATCAATTCGTCAACTTGAATTTTAGATAGAACATACGTCAACTCCCATACACTCAGGGTGGTGGCCGGCGAGGGGGAGGCATACAACAAATCCCGCTCGGAAACAATGCCAATGAGTTTGCCCTTTTTATCAACCACGGGCAAACGGCGAAAACGATTCTCTTGCATGAGTTTGAGGGCGTCTTGAAAGGGCATGTCGGGCGCTACTGTTATGGGTGGTGAAACCATATGATCACGTACAAACATTGTATTCCTCCTGAATAATTATGATAGGTTATATGCAGCAAGTCAATGGGGAAAGTTGGTTAAAGCTATTATGCCTCATTATGTTGGCCCTGACAAGATGAAAAATTGGGTATCTATTTTTCCGGCGGAACCGCGATGAAGCCGGTTTTTACGCCTCGTTTAAATCCGGCAGCCTCATAAAAAGCAAACACCTCGGCGCGTTTTGAGCCGGTAAGCAGCATCACCTTATAACAGTCGGCCTCCCAGGCCACTTGCAGGGCATGCTGTAAAACCGCCTTGCCCAAACCTTGCCGCCGGTAGGCCGGATGGGTGATCACATTTTCAATCAGGCCGTAGGGACGCGCTCCCCGGGTTAAATTGGGAATAAGGGTCAGGGTGCAGGAAGCCACCAGTTGGCCTTCCAGTTCAACCCCAAAATAATGCAACAACGGGTTAGTAAAAATACCCTGCCACAGAGCAACCAGCTCCGGCTTTGAAGGCAAGGGCGTGTCTTGGGGATGGAGCTGCTGATAAAGTTGCAGCAGGGCGTCCAACTCGTCAAGGTTTACCGGTCGAATGATCATCGGGATTTTTAAAAGGTGAGGATAACAATTTAGCCAAGTAACTTTTTTATTTTACCCAACAAATCTCTGACCACAAACGGTTTGACCACGTAACCGTCAAACATTTGCGCGTAACTGGTGGTGGTCGTTTCATCTTCCAGGTAGTGGCGGGCAGTGAGCATGATCACGGGAATGTGAGCGTGCGTTTCACTCTGCCGGATAGTTTCCAGCACTTGCCAGCCGTCCATGCCCAGCATCATAATATCAAGGAGAATCAGGTCAATGTTTTGCTCTTGGTCCAATATGTCCAGGCCCTCTTTGCCGCTGTAGGCGGCCAGGACCTCAAAGCCCTCCCTTTCTAAAATCAGCTTACCCAGGCCGACCATTTCGTGGTCATCATCCACCATCAATATTCGCTGGGCCACGGCCTTACGCTCCCCAAAAAATTTAGTAAAAAACCTATGTAAAGTATAACATAGCCGGGATAAGTGTCAAGCCAGAATTTGACTAAAGTAAGGCCATTGCCAAAGTGATGGTTATGAGGTAAAATCAGGTTAAAAAGGCGGTGAAAATGGAATGTCGTCCCGGTTGTGGGGCTTGTTGCATTGCTATGTCAATCTCTTCGCCGATTCCGGGCATGCCCCACGGCAAACCCGCCGGGGTGCGCTGTATCCAGTTAACGCCCGACAATCGCTGCCGCCTGTTTGGCCAACCCAACCGGCCGGCCGTATGCGCCCAACTCCGCGCCAGCGAAGAGATGTGCGGGCACAACGCAGAGGAAGCCCTGGCCCGTATAACTGAGCTAGAACGGCTTACCCGGCCAGACTGAGACGGAAAAATCAAAACCAATATGCAACAATTAACCCTGTTTCAAGACACAAAAATTCAAAAAGACCTGGCCCGCCACAGATTTTCACATAATGGCGTTTGCCATGAAACCGCCCGGTTTGCTTTGGAAGAAAGGTACGCCCATCTTCTGGAAGAAACCGATAAATTTAACCGTCAACTGGTCAGTTTTCAAGCAAACAAAACTGAAGTTTTACACAGTTGGATCAAATATCGAGAAGGATTTTCCGCCAATCTGATTGAACTATTAATAAAAGAATTAGGAATTAGCCCCGGCGATGTCATTCTTGATCCTTTTGCCGGGTCGGCCACCACGCTATTAACGGCAAAAATGCTTGGCCTTGATGCGGTGGGGATTGAGCTTTTGCCCCACTGCCATTTGGCCTGGGAAGCTAAATCAAAGGCTTTTGATTATGACCTGGCTGAACTGCGCCATGTCCGTTTTTTGTTAGAGCAAACAACCCCACCTAAAACAAATGAGGCTTTCCCTCACTTGACCATTACTGAAACTGCTTTTCCGCCGCAGATTGAAAAAGAGGTGATGGCCTACACGCGCTGGTTTGAAACCCTAACCGTTAGCCAAAATACAAAAACACTCTGTAAACTGATTCTTATGAGTCTTTTAGAAGAAGTCAGCTATACCAGGAAAGATGGTCAATACCTGCGTTGGGATAGTCGGGCCGATAAAATCCGGGGTAATAATGAAAAACGTTTAGCCCAGGGCAAAAAACCAATTCAAGGCATAGATAAAGGTACATTACCCAGCCTCAAGCGGATAATCCTGGAAAAACTAAATACAATTATCATTGATATTGCCAAACTACAAAGAGACCCACCGCCGCCAAGCAGTCAAAAATTAATTGCGGGCAATACCCTTTACACGCTTCCCCCAATGGAACCCAATCAATTTGCTGCGGTGATTACATCTCCGCCTTACGCCAATAGATATGATTACACCCGCACTTACGCTCTTGAGTTGGCTTACTTGCAGGTAGATAATAAAATTTTTGACTTACGCCAAAATCAGCTTTCGTGTACGGTAGAAAATAAATCAAAAGAGAATGAGTTAAAAACCTTTTACCAATCGCTCGGTCAAGAGGGCCGGTATCAGCACATCTTGGAAATTATTCAAAGTAATCAGGCACTGGCGGAAATCAATGAGGCATTGTTGGCCAGACATAAACGGGAGGAGGTCAATAATCGAGGCATTTTGACCATGATTGACCAATACTTTACCGAACTGGCCTTTGTTTTTGCCGAACTATTCCGCGTTTGCCGGAGCGGGGCGCGCGTGGTTTTTGTTAACGACAATGTGAGATATGCGGGCGAAGTTGTGCCTGTTGACATGCTAAGCACCGATTTGGCGGAACAAGTTGGCTTCACGCCCGCCAAAATTTACGTTTTGCCCCAGCGTAAAGGAAACAGTAGCCAACAGATGGGCAAATTTGGCCGCGAGGCGCTGCGCAAAAGTATCACCATCTGGATAAAACCTTGAGTAAAGAGCTATGGCCGCCAGCAAAAAACGGACCTGGACAATAGACCAATTGGCCAAGAGCGAATTCTTTCACCAAAAACTCCACGAGTGGGAGCTAATGGATGTTGCTCAACGCCTTGACCAGATTAAGGGCGAAACCCTGGATAAGGATGTCAATAACGTAATGTCTAACCTATTCCAATTTTACACCGCTGCTGAAGCCCGCCAAACCATTCTTCACCGCCCGCCGGTGGGCGATACCAAAATCACGCCCACCCTGGCCCAGGGCATTGCCCGCGTATTTGGCGAAGCCATTGGCCCGGAAGAAGCCGTGCGCCGTATTCTGGCCGACGTGCGCCAGCGTGGGGAGTCCGCCGTTATTGACTGGACCGAAAAAATTGACGGCGTCCGCCTCAAAGACCTGACCGTGGCCCAGGCCGACCTGGACACAGCCTATCACAGCCTGGCCTCGGACGTGCGCCACGCCCTCCACTTTGCCGCCGACCGCATTCGCGCCTTTCACCAAAAGCAGCCCGGCCCCAGTTGGCTGGACTGGCGCGAGGGCGGCGGAGCCTTGGGCCAAATGATCCGGCCCCTGGAACGGGTGGGGGTGTACGCGCCGGGCGGCACGGCCCCCTACCCCAGCACGCTGCTGATGGGCGCGGTTACGGCGAGAGTGGCCGGAGTGGAGCAGGTGATTGTCACCACCCCCGCCGGCCGGGCCAACGAGATCAACCCGACCCTGTTGGCTGCGGCCAAAATAGCCGGAGTGGACACGGTGTACCGCATTGGCGGGGCGCAGGCGGTGGCGGCCATGGCCTATGGCCTGGAATCATTGCCCAAAGTGGACAAAATTGTCGGGCCGGGCAACATCTTTGTGACCCTGGCCAAACGGCAGGTCTACGGCTTGGTAGACATTGACGGCCTGCCCGGCCCCACCGAAACCTTGATCATCGCCGACGCCGCGGCCAACCCCACCCTGGTGGCCGCCGATCTACTGGCCCAGGCCGAACACGACACCATGGCCTCGGCCATTCTGGTAACGCCCAGCCAAACCCTGGCCGAAGCCGTGCAGGTGGAAATTGGCCGCCAACTCGAGAGCTTGAGCCGGGCCGACATCATTGCCGAAAGCCTGCAAAATCAAGGCGGGGCCGTGATTTGCGCTAATCTGAATGAGGCTCTAGAATTGAATAACCTGTACGCGCCGGAACACCTGTGCCTCCACGTGGCCGACCCCTGGGCGCTGGTTGGCCAAGTAAAACACGCGGGGGGCATCTTTTTGGGCGACCATGCCTACGAAGTTCTGGGCGACTACACCGCCGGGCCAACCCACGTAATGCCCACCATGGGCACGGCTCGTTTTGCCAGCCCGCTCAATCTACGCGATTTTACCAAAGTAATTACTATTTTCGGCCTGGATGCCGCCGAAGCCGCGGCTATAGCCCCCGCTGCCCAAATCCTGGCCGAAGCTGAAGGGCTGGACGCCCATGCAGCCTCAGTGAGGAGACGGTTCAATGAAGATTCGACAAGCAACGACCAATGACCAGGCCACCCTTTTGCGCTTGATGAGCGAGTCTCACCGGCAAGCCGGGAATGACGCGCCGCACGAGTGGGCCAAAACCAAAACGGCCATCACCATCCTCCTCAAGGATCCCCAGGCCGGTGAAGCCTACTTTATTCTTGATGAGCGCAATAACGCCGTGGGGTATATGATCATGTGTCGAGGCTTTAGCCTTGATTACGGGGGCTATTTCACCTGGGTCGAGGAAACCTACGTCCGCAAAGCCGAACAGGGACGTTTCCGCGATCAACGTTTTTCGCCTTAGTTCGTCCTTCGTCGTTCGTCATAATGAAATGCTGGATGAGTGCCATGAACTTCGACCCTAACACCATCATCCGTCCAAATATTGCCAACCTACAGCCCTACACTCCCATTTTGCCCTTTGAGGTGCTTTCGGCTCAATTGAAGCGCCAACCGGGAGACATTATCAAACTGGACGCCAACGAAAATCCCTACGGCCCGTCTCCTCTGGTGGCCGAGGCCCTGGCCGAAGCGCCTTTTTTGCACATCTACCCCGACCCGGAATGTCGGGCGTTGCGCCAGGCGTTGGCCGACTACACCGGCCTTGAGCTTGAGCATTTGCTGGTTGGCCTGGGCGCAGATGAACTGATTGACCTGATCATGCGTCTCTTCATCGAGCCGGGCGATGCCATTGTCAACTGCCCTCCCACGTTTGGCATGTACGCCTTTGACGCCGACGTAAATGGAGCGCAGGCGATCAACATCTGGCGGCGACCTGATTTTTCAATTGACCTGGCCGAAATTGAGGCATTATTTTCCCTTCCGCCAAAAGAGGACGATCAAAAAAGGGTGACGCCCAAACTCATCTTTGTGGCCTCGCCCAACAACCCCGACGGCTCTCTGCTTGGCCAGGCCGAACTGGAACGGCTATTGGCCCTGCCGGCAGTGGTAGTGTTGGATGAGGCTTACGTGGAATTCAGCGGACAGAGTCATCTCCGCTGGGTCAAACAATATGACAACCTGATTGTATTGCGCACGTTCAGCAAATGGGCCGGCCTGGCCGGATTGCGGGTAGGGTACGGCGCGTTTCCCCCGGTCATCATCGAGCACCTGTGGAAAATTAAACAGCCCTACAACGTGCCCGTGGCCGGGCAACTGGCGGCCCAGGTTTCCCTGTCTGATCGGGAACGATTGATGGGCAACGTGGCCAAAATTATTGCGGAACGAGAAAAATTTTACTCGGCCCTGGCTCAATTCAGTTGGCTCAAGCCGTATCCCAGCCAGACCAATTTTGTGCTTTGTAAAGTTGAGGGGGGGCGCCGGGCCGCTGAGATCAAACAAAAACTGGCGGAGCAAGGTATTTTGGTGCGCTATTATCAATCGCCGGGCTTAACCGACCATCTGCGCTTCAGTATCGGCACGCCGGCCCAAATGACCCGGCTGGTGGAAGTTTTAAAGCAGCTATGAAAAAAAGCAAATCAAAATCAAAACTCAAAATAGACGCGCTTATCTTTTCGCTCAATGATGTTTTGATTGACGTCAGCCGCTCTTACCGCGAGGTGGTCCCCAAAACGGTGCAGCTCTATCTGGAACAGGCCCTGGGGCTGCCCTCGTCTGATGAACCCCTGCTCACCGCCGATGAAGTCACTCTCCTGCAAAAAGTCGGCAATTTTACCGACCATTGGGAACTGGCCGCCGCTTTTATCTTGTACTTTATTGAAATGCTTCCCCCCGTGCCAATCCCCACCTTTCCTTCTAAAGTGCATGTGCCGGCCATCATTGCCTATTTGCAAATGGCCCGGGGCGGCCTGCAAATCACGGTAGATAACCTGCGCGAGCAAAAAGATGTTTCCCAAATGGCTGCCCAAATTGCGGCCAAAGGAGGGGGCATTAACGGCGCCTATGAAGCTTTACCCGGCCAAAACCGCCATCTCCTGGTAGACGTGGGTAGTATCACCAAAACCAATCTGGTGGGCCGGATTTTTCAAGAACTGTACCTGGGCAAGGCGCTTTTTGAAAGAATTTATGAACAACCGGCCGTTACCGTGCAAAGCGCGGGTTACATTGAAAACGAAACACTCTTGATTGACCGCGATATTTTGACCCAAATCCGGGAAAAAGTGCCGCTGGGCCTTATTTGCAACCGCCCGCGGATCGAAGTGAATTACTCCTTACAGGCCCACCAAATTGAGGATTTTTTTCAAGCCATTGTTACGCTCGACGAGGTGCGCGAGGCTGAAAGCAAACCCATCCCCGACCCCTGGCCTCTGCTCGAAGCAGCCCGGCGCATCTATCCCACTCCGGTGCATACGGCCTACATCGGCCCCAATCCCGGCGATGTGCAAGCAGCCAAAGCGGCCAATCAAACCATGCCCTTTACCGCCATTGCCTGCCTGGTTGGCGCCCACGATAAAGAAGCGTTGCGCCGAGAATTTGAAAAACTCAAAGCCAATATCATCCTGGGCCACCCCGACCATTTGAAAGACCTGATCCTTGACTGATTGATTTTATATTTAGGGAGTTGACCTTTGACCAACCTACCTCGTCTGGCCACCGTTACCCGCAAAACGGGCGAAACCGACATTGAGATCACCCTCAACCTGGACGGCGCCGGCCAGTCCAACATTCAAACCGGCGTGGGTTTTTTGGACCACATGCTGCACGCCCTGGCCCGCCACGCCCGCTTTGATTTGACCGTGCGGGCCAAAGGCGACCTGCACATTGACGAGCACCACACCGTGGAAGATGTGGGCCTTGTGCTGGGGCGCGCCCTGGCCCAGGCCCTGGGCGACCGCACCGGCATCACCCGCATGGGCCACGCCGTGGTGCCGATGGATGAAGCGCTGGCCATGGTAGCTGTGGATTTTGGCGGGCGGGGCTACTTTGAGTTTGACGGCAAC
It encodes:
- a CDS encoding GNAT family N-acetyltransferase yields the protein MIIRPVNLDELDALLQLYQQLHPQDTPLPSKPELVALWQGIFTNPLLHYFGVELEGQLVASCTLTLIPNLTRGARPYGLIENVITHPAYRRQGLGKAVLQHALQVAWEADCYKVMLLTGSKRAEVFAFYEAAGFKRGVKTGFIAVPPEK
- a CDS encoding modification methylase, producing the protein MQQLTLFQDTKIQKDLARHRFSHNGVCHETARFALEERYAHLLEETDKFNRQLVSFQANKTEVLHSWIKYREGFSANLIELLIKELGISPGDVILDPFAGSATTLLTAKMLGLDAVGIELLPHCHLAWEAKSKAFDYDLAELRHVRFLLEQTTPPKTNEAFPHLTITETAFPPQIEKEVMAYTRWFETLTVSQNTKTLCKLILMSLLEEVSYTRKDGQYLRWDSRADKIRGNNEKRLAQGKKPIQGIDKGTLPSLKRIILEKLNTIIIDIAKLQRDPPPPSSQKLIAGNTLYTLPPMEPNQFAAVITSPPYANRYDYTRTYALELAYLQVDNKIFDLRQNQLSCTVENKSKENELKTFYQSLGQEGRYQHILEIIQSNQALAEINEALLARHKREEVNNRGILTMIDQYFTELAFVFAELFRVCRSGARVVFVNDNVRYAGEVVPVDMLSTDLAEQVGFTPAKIYVLPQRKGNSSQQMGKFGREALRKSITIWIKP
- a CDS encoding YkgJ family cysteine cluster protein; the encoded protein is MECRPGCGACCIAMSISSPIPGMPHGKPAGVRCIQLTPDNRCRLFGQPNRPAVCAQLRASEEMCGHNAEEALARITELERLTRPD
- a CDS encoding HAD hydrolase-like protein; its protein translation is MKKSKSKSKLKIDALIFSLNDVLIDVSRSYREVVPKTVQLYLEQALGLPSSDEPLLTADEVTLLQKVGNFTDHWELAAAFILYFIEMLPPVPIPTFPSKVHVPAIIAYLQMARGGLQITVDNLREQKDVSQMAAQIAAKGGGINGAYEALPGQNRHLLVDVGSITKTNLVGRIFQELYLGKALFERIYEQPAVTVQSAGYIENETLLIDRDILTQIREKVPLGLICNRPRIEVNYSLQAHQIEDFFQAIVTLDEVREAESKPIPDPWPLLEAARRIYPTPVHTAYIGPNPGDVQAAKAANQTMPFTAIACLVGAHDKEALRREFEKLKANIILGHPDHLKDLILD
- the hisC gene encoding histidinol-phosphate transaminase; the protein is MNFDPNTIIRPNIANLQPYTPILPFEVLSAQLKRQPGDIIKLDANENPYGPSPLVAEALAEAPFLHIYPDPECRALRQALADYTGLELEHLLVGLGADELIDLIMRLFIEPGDAIVNCPPTFGMYAFDADVNGAQAINIWRRPDFSIDLAEIEALFSLPPKEDDQKRVTPKLIFVASPNNPDGSLLGQAELERLLALPAVVVLDEAYVEFSGQSHLRWVKQYDNLIVLRTFSKWAGLAGLRVGYGAFPPVIIEHLWKIKQPYNVPVAGQLAAQVSLSDRERLMGNVAKIIAEREKFYSALAQFSWLKPYPSQTNFVLCKVEGGRRAAEIKQKLAEQGILVRYYQSPGLTDHLRFSIGTPAQMTRLVEVLKQL
- the hisD gene encoding histidinol dehydrogenase — translated: MSNLFQFYTAAEARQTILHRPPVGDTKITPTLAQGIARVFGEAIGPEEAVRRILADVRQRGESAVIDWTEKIDGVRLKDLTVAQADLDTAYHSLASDVRHALHFAADRIRAFHQKQPGPSWLDWREGGGALGQMIRPLERVGVYAPGGTAPYPSTLLMGAVTARVAGVEQVIVTTPAGRANEINPTLLAAAKIAGVDTVYRIGGAQAVAAMAYGLESLPKVDKIVGPGNIFVTLAKRQVYGLVDIDGLPGPTETLIIADAAANPTLVAADLLAQAEHDTMASAILVTPSQTLAEAVQVEIGRQLESLSRADIIAESLQNQGGAVICANLNEALELNNLYAPEHLCLHVADPWALVGQVKHAGGIFLGDHAYEVLGDYTAGPTHVMPTMGTARFASPLNLRDFTKVITIFGLDAAEAAAIAPAAQILAEAEGLDAHAASVRRRFNEDSTSNDQ
- a CDS encoding response regulator — its product is MAQRILMVDDDHEMVGLGKLILEREGFEVLAAYSGKEGLDILDQEQNIDLILLDIMMLGMDGWQVLETIRQSETHAHIPVIMLTARHYLEDETTTTSYAQMFDGYVVKPFVVRDLLGKIKKLLG